The following coding sequences lie in one Rutidosis leptorrhynchoides isolate AG116_Rl617_1_P2 chromosome 6, CSIRO_AGI_Rlap_v1, whole genome shotgun sequence genomic window:
- the LOC139852134 gene encoding large ribosomal subunit protein eL18y-like isoform X2, whose protein sequence is MSKVNKPPISLSRLARYMAGKEDKIAVIVGTVTDDVRVPEIPCMKVTALRFTETARARIEKAGGECLTFDQLALRAPLGQNTVLLRGPKNAREAVRHFGKAPGVPHSHTKPYVRSKGRKFEKARGRRNSRGFRN, encoded by the exons ATGAGCAAAGTCAACAAGCCTCCAATTTCTCTTTCACGTTTGGCTCGTTACATGGCTGGCAAG GAGGACAAGATTGCCGTGATTGTTGGTACAGTTACAGACGATGTTCGTGTGCCCGAGATTCCATGCATGAAAGTAACTGCTTTGAGGTTCACCGAGACTGCAAGAGCCAGGATTGAGAAGGCGGGTGGAGAATGTTTGACTTTTGACCAGTTGGCTCTTAGAGCTCCTCTTGGACAGAACACG GTTTTGCTAAGAGGTCCAAAGAATGCTCGTGAAGCAGTTAGGCACTTTGGAAAGGCTCCTGGTGTCCCACACAGTCACACTAAGCCGTATGTGCGATCCAAGGGAAGGAAGTTTGAGAAGGCTAGAGGAAGAAGGAACAGCAGAGGCTTTAGAAACTAA
- the LOC139852134 gene encoding large ribosomal subunit protein eL18x-like isoform X1: MGIDLVAGGKSKRTKRTAPRSDDIYLKLLVKLYRFLVRRTGSNFNAVILKRLFMSKVNKPPISLSRLARYMAGKEDKIAVIVGTVTDDVRVPEIPCMKVTALRFTETARARIEKAGGECLTFDQLALRAPLGQNTVLLRGPKNAREAVRHFGKAPGVPHSHTKPYVRSKGRKFEKARGRRNSRGFRN; the protein is encoded by the exons ATG GGTATAGATCTTGTTGCAGGTGGAAAGAGCAAGCGGACTAAAAGAACCGCCCCGAGATCCGATGATATCTACCTTAAGCTTCTCGTGAAG ctTTATAGGTTTCTAGTTAGGAGGACCGGAAGTAACTTTAATGCTGTGATTTTGAAGAGGCTTTTTATGAGCAAAGTCAACAAGCCTCCAATTTCTCTTTCACGTTTGGCTCGTTACATGGCTGGCAAG GAGGACAAGATTGCCGTGATTGTTGGTACAGTTACAGACGATGTTCGTGTGCCCGAGATTCCATGCATGAAAGTAACTGCTTTGAGGTTCACCGAGACTGCAAGAGCCAGGATTGAGAAGGCGGGTGGAGAATGTTTGACTTTTGACCAGTTGGCTCTTAGAGCTCCTCTTGGACAGAACACG GTTTTGCTAAGAGGTCCAAAGAATGCTCGTGAAGCAGTTAGGCACTTTGGAAAGGCTCCTGGTGTCCCACACAGTCACACTAAGCCGTATGTGCGATCCAAGGGAAGGAAGTTTGAGAAGGCTAGAGGAAGAAGGAACAGCAGAGGCTTTAGAAACTAA
- the LOC139854160 gene encoding uncharacterized protein At5g01610-like, whose product MNMYSNYNMFISLQFPLILLFFTSVVIAQLPTAELPTAYEVLQEYGFPVGLLPASVTSYTLNRETGQFLVTLGNKCGFSFDGYDVRFKSTISGVIKKDSLTNLKGVSAKVMWMWTDVLWARRHGDEVDFSVGMFSAGFDVQDFEESPQCGCGFDCEDDLEAKDDKLLDLSMLQTT is encoded by the exons ATGAACATGTACTCTAACTACAATATGTTTATTTCTTTACAATTCCCGCTCATCCTCTTGTTCTTCACAAGTGTCGTAATAGCCCAACTACCAACAGCCGAACTACCAACAGCCTACGAAGTGCTTCAAGAATACGGTTTTCCGGTTGGACTGCTTCCTGCAAGCGTAACGTCTTACACTTTGAACAGAGAAACAGGACAATTCTTGGTTACGTTGGGTAACAAATGTGGTTTCTCGTTTGATGGTTATGATGTAAGGTTTAAATCAACGATTAGTGGAGTGATCAAGAAAGACAGCCTGACGAATTTAAAAGGAGTAAGCGCGAAAGTAATGTGGATGTGGACGGACGTTTTGTGGGCCAGGCGCCACGGAGATGAGGTGGATTTTTCGGTTGGAATGTTTTCGGCAGGATTCGATGTTCAGGATTTTGAGGAGTCACCACAGTGCGGTTGTGGTTTCGATTGTGAAGATGATTTAGAAGCTAAAGATGATAAGCTTTTGGATTTGTCAAT gTTGCAAACAACTTAA